Sequence from the Capillibacterium thermochitinicola genome:
CTTTGGTGACTGAAAAAGGTAATGTTTATGTTGGGGTTTGTATAGATACACCTTCTGGTATGGGTTTTTGTGCTGAACATTCTGCTATAGCCCAAATGATAACTAATGAAGAATCAAGAATTGTCAAGATTGTTGCGGTTGGTAAGGAAGGCAAAATATTATCACCATGCGGTAGATGTAGAGAATTTATTTATCAAATTAATAATGAAAATCTTGACACTGAGGTATTAGTTGATAATAACAAAGCAGTAAAATTACATGAGTTATTACCATACAGGTATAATTAAGTGTAATGGTGGGTGGTCTTACTTTCATATTGACTTGAACTTCGTAAGGCAAAACGCTATGTTGTGTTTATATAGAATAAAAGATTAAGCACACAATTTAAGGGAAAAGGTGTTGTTATGAATATTGTTATGGGGAAAATTGGTTCAATAGTAACCGGTCTTGCCGTGCTGGCATTTGCCATATCAATGATTTTTGCTGAAGGAATATTTGCGAGTTGTTTAGCAAGTATATTTATCGCCATAGGCTTTATTCCTTTTATGTGTGCATTATTTGCCATCAATAAAAGATCTGACCATAAGGCTGTCGGTTATTCGGGAGTGGCTTTTTCCGCTATTTATGCTGTTATTATATTACTGGTTTACTATGCCGAATGTACAACTGTCAGGTTGAATACTGCCTTAAGCGATGAAACCCTGTCAATTATCAGTTTTGGGTATACTGGAAGCCTCTTTTTTAACTATGATTTACTAGGGTATGCTTTCATGTCCTTAACCACATTTATTATGGCATTTTTGGTCGAACCAATGTGTAAAGCCGACAGGGTGTTCAGGTGGATGCTTTGGCTTCATGGGCTTTTCTTTTTACCATGTCTGTTTGTGCCCATGTTTCCCATATTTACAAAGGGGACAAGTGATTATGTTGGAAGCATACTCCTTGAAATCTGGTGTGCATACTTTATTCCAATTTGTGTTTTAGGGTATCAGTATTTTAATCGAAGAACTGTTCAACAGGTTTTAACATAAAAACTCCGGCGATATAAAAGATCGGTGGAGGGTATTTTTGGTATAATTTAAAGACTTATAAGGATGAAGGCCGGGTATGGATAATAAT
This genomic interval carries:
- a CDS encoding cytidine deaminase family protein — its product is MTFDQLKEIALAKLKPRQISKDCYVASVASALVTEKGNVYVGVCIDTPSGMGFCAEHSAIAQMITNEESRIVKIVAVGKEGKILSPCGRCREFIYQINNENLDTEVLVDNNKAVKLHELLPYRYN